Within the Nitrospira sp. genome, the region AGACGAGTTGTCCCAAGGCGCGGATCATGGGAGCCGATAGATCCATGCTTTCCAGTGGAAGCAGACCCTTACCCGTCAAGATGCGCATGACGACATCTTCGTTGTGCCCAGCCGTCGGGAGCGTTGCCACGCGGAGGTCAAGATCACGTCCCTCCCCCACTGAGAACACAATCTTGCCATCCTGCGGCTTGCGCGTTTCCGCAATATCCAAGTTGGCCATGATCTTGATTCGTGACACCATGGCACGCCGATACGCAGCCGGAACCGACATATACGTAAAACATGTGCCGTCGACGCGAAACCGGACCACCATGTCCTTGCGAGCAGAGTAGGGCTCCAGGTGGATGTCAGAAGCGCCTAGTCGGTAGGCCTCGCTAATAACTTGATTTGTCAACCGGACGATCGCGGAGTTGTTCTCATCGATATTGTTCGCAACTTCGCATCGCGCCGCTGTCTCGATGTCTCGTACCAATTCCCCGAGAATGTCCTCGATGGACTCGCGTGGTGCCGCACCCGTGACAGCATCGAGCCAATGCATGATGTCGGCCCTGAGGCCGACAGCCAATTCAATGCTCGCCCCAGAAAACAGCTGGTTAATCTCCTGCACGCGATACAGATCTCTGGGATCGTCTATGACGATCTGCAGTAGCGAACCCTTCCGTTTAATTGGCACCCAACGGTTACGCCGCATGTAGCCAGGCTTGATATGTTTTACCAGCTCAGGAGAAACGACGACCCGACGATCGAACGGTAGATAAGGACATCCGTAATAATCGCCCAACACATTGCCTAGTTGAGACGGTGTTATTTCGCACTCTTTCATCAGGACGTCTTCGAGATCGTCTCCTCCTCGTACCCATTGTGACACCGCACGAGCCATTTCATCAGCCTTCAGCACTCCTCGGGCCACCAGCGTGTAAAAGGCCTCAGTGCGGCTATCCTTCGTCATGAACGACCTCATGACGTGGTTCTCCGCGCATTCCACTTTCTCTCGAGTCTGGCCAAACAGCTGTCCATCGTTCACCAGATTCATTGTTCTTCTCCGCTTATGAGCACTGCACCAGTCTGACCGTGTACTCTACGATCTTCTCCAGTCTACGATCTTCTCTATTGTACCTTCCCTAGACAGTACGCCATGAGCCAGGGGCGACATAGACTAGCGGCAGTCCACGGTAGGATCCATTCCGAAAGTCGTAGTTAAACCACACCTCCAGACCCAAGCCGGTCGTCGTCAGCGATCCCTCATTTAGTACAGCTCCATACAGCCGCGCGGACTCATCGACCTTCAAATTGCCTGCAACATACAGCACGCCATTGAGGTGCACATTCGTGAGTTGCACGGGCAGCCGAGTTCCAAGGGTTGCCGTATCTCCCGTCGGAGGTGACAGAACCGAAAGACTGGTACCAGATGCGCGCGGATGCCACGTGACATGTGCGTTCACCACAAAGATGCCTTCGGCGTAAGCTGTCTCCAAAGAGAGGGTAGCCAGATTGTCGAGACGAGGTGGCTGCTGGTCCAGTGTATCGACAAAGACCAGCCCCCTATGTTCCCCAACTGCACGCGAGGACATGATGTCGTCGAGCGTCGATCCAGGCTCATTCGAAGACACCGCGTCTTTGTGCAAGCGCCCTTCTCCGTCCACAACATAGTAAGTGCCGTGGGTCTTGGCCAACCGCTTGAGTGTCGTATAACTCCACGTGTCTAAATCGAGACCTGGTATCGGCAGTTGGCGATCGGAGACATTCTGGGGATACGACGGGTATTGCGAGTCAGATTGGAGCACGGTAATGACGCCGCCTACCCGCAACTGATACCAACGATCTTCGCGTAACGGGACCTCGCGATAGGATTGCCCGTTCACGGGGGCCGCGTCGAGACGAGACGGAACCTCCTTCCACCCTTGCACCGTCGCGTTCTCCACAACCTGGATGTCTCCCCAATGAGCCAATACCGACGAGGCCGTCGTCCCTACAGAGACGATGTTTCCCGTACGTACGGCAGACCGGAGGGGCGGCATCGGCAAGGCTGCAAGCTGAACTCGAACGCGTTGAGGGGTATCAGAGACACGATGTGCGCCCTCGGCCGCCACCTCGACAGAACACAGTAAATCCGGCTGCGTCGGTGCATAGATCTTGAACTCAGTCACACGACCGACCTTTTCGAGCGATCGGAACCAGCCGTACTCTCGACCGTTCAAGACGGCGTCCTCTTGCGGTCTCCGTGCGTCCACAATCATGTCGGGTTGGTCCGGTGTTCCCTTAAACTGCGATCGACCCTCCGCGTCGAAGAATGAGGCGCCCGTCTTTATCGTGCCGGCCCGCTTCCTCAGAGCTTCCCGTAGTTCTGGTGATGGAATGGTTGACGGAGTATGCATCCACCCGATGACCAAGTCCGCCCCGGCTTCGGCTAAGTGACGGCCGGCAGCTTCGTCTCGCAGTGCGGTTACGCTGTCGATTTCTTGTGCCGCCAAGTGAAGTGCTGTCATGCCCAGAAGCGACACGGCCAAAACCATAAATAACGCGGCCATCAATGCAATCCCTCGTTGATCGTGCTGTACAGTGACCTTCCCCATGGTTCCCTCCTTCCAATCCTCAACCGATGCTCTGGTACCGCTAGTCATAGACGCAAACCGACCTCCTGTGTGATCCGACGCCGCTCACTACCCACGCTTACCGAGAGGCGAACGATCTTCATGCGGCGCACATCAAGTGTCGAACGGCCGTACGCGTCCCGATAATCGAAATCCACGGTGTGCAGATCGCCGATGAGGGTGTTCGCTCCCCCGTCGATCTGTCGCATGAGCTTGAAGGTCCCTCTCGTTCCAGGGAGAACGTAGTACCGGACCTGGTTCATGACAGCTACCTCTGTCCCAGCCGGCAATGTCTCCGCAAGCGGTGTCGCGAGGGACAGACGGAGGCGTTGGCCATCTTTCGCCAAACGACTCTCATAGCATCGGCCTTGAGCGCAGAGGCGGACCAGCTTTCCGCCCTGCCACTCGCTGCCGTCCTGCACAATCAACTCTCCTTGGCCGGCTAGTGCAGCCTCTGTTAATACCGTTTCCAAACCGTTCACGTTGGCACGAAATTCCAACACCGATGGTTCTGCTCGACGAAGCACTGTTCCATCCACCGAGTCTGTGGCCGCAGACATCACTTCCTGCGCAAACACTGCGAGTCCAAGTCTCGCATCTTGTTCCATCGCCATCCCTCGGTGCTGACCGCGAAATCGCCCCTCTAAATCACCCACGACATGAAATGCCATCGCAATCACGACGAGCCCGATGCCTACGGACACGATTAACTCAGGTAGGCAATACCCTTTCATCGCATGCGTTCCGATCAAACGACGTCCTCCTCCTCTCAGCATCGTTCTTCCTCCCTAGGACGGACCGACGAACCGCGGGTTGCCGCGCAACGTTCCGATCTCAACCGTTCGCATGCGGCCGGACAGCGTCCGATAAGTTGCCCTCGCGCGAATCGTCACATGTCCGCTTTCGGCGAGCATCCCGCGTTGACTGGGCTGGACTGTCCACGTCACGACAATGTCATCCACCTCCCGTGCCATCGTATACACGCCATCGCCTGCAACCATATCGGGATGCCGTCCATCATCCATCATGGCCGTTTCCGATTCCCCATCATCGGAAAGATCGATCAGAAGCCGATTCCATGGTGTCGCACGCTTCACCTCGACTTTCGATGTCGCCATGGCAAGAGCACGGGTTCCCAGCATTCCGAAATGCCGCCCTTGCTCAGCCCAGTGTAGGAGGGCCACTCCCCCCGCTAACCCAATACTAGCCACAACGCTAGCCATCAATACCTCAATTAACGTCAGCCCCGCTTCGCTCCTCATCCATCTCCCTCCAATCCAGCGGCGGGAACTACCCTCCCGTAGCTTCCTCATGACACACTCACTCGACCGGCAATCGAAACCGTAATTTCCCACCTAGTACCCTCCTGTCCCCGCAGCACGATGGTCGCCGGGCTCGCGGACCTCCCGCTCGGCTGGAAGCGAAGCGTCCGCTCGCTCGGCCAGCCTTCAACAGTTAGCGCCCCCGTAGGCAACGGATAGGTCCGGAGCACAGTTTCGGGATCACCCGTCGCAGTCAATGTTACGGATCGACCATCGGGAGCAATGCGAGCATCGATTCGCACGTGGCGGGTCAGTGCGAGCATCCGGGCCGTACGCAGCTCAGACGCAAACTCTGCCACCGCCGCCCGCTCCCGAAAACGGGTTCCGGCCGATGCCAGTTGGGGTATCGCCATCGCGCTGAAGACGGCGATCAGCCCCATGACAACACTCAACTCCACTAGACTGTGTCCACGCTGATTCCTTTCCACGTTCGGACCATCCTTTCTCGGATACTCGCTAATGCGATACTAGAGTCGCCATGCGACCATCCAATTCCCATGCCAGGACAGCTCGCAAACCGGCATGACGCGCTCCATCATTACAGTTTGCTTGCCGAACTTGTTGCATCCACACGGACTTCGCCGAACGCGATGAGGGAAGGGGTGGACACATCAGGGCAGATGAGTCAGGGCGAAGGATGCAGCGCTCGGGAATTCAGGAAAAAAGAGATACAGATGGCACACGAAGAGATACGGAGGGGAATAAGTACTTTCGAGGGGGACTATGGAGATCGTTAGGGATTGGGATCCAGCAGACCCCAATACCAGTCGAGGATCGGCTGATGAAAGAACAGGGCTACGAGCGCGCCCAGTGCGAGAAATGGCCCAAATGGAATGTACTCATCGCGCCGCAATACTTTGAGCACGATCAGACCGACTCCGACCACGGACCCAGTGAGTGCCCCGATCATGATTGTTAGGAGCGCCGCACGCCACCCCAGAAACGCCCCCACCATCGCGAGCAGCTTGATATCCCCGCCACCCATGCCTTCTTTCCCAAAGAGATACGGGCTTACGACTGCGAGACTCCACAACAGACCACCGCCGATCAACACTCCTAGAAGAGCATTGACGATTCCCACAGGCAAAATAGTTGCCGCACAGATAAGGCCCACGGCAATGCCGGGCAGTGTCACGCTGTCGGGGATGATCGTATGCGACAAGTCCGTCCCGGTTATCACCAATAGCGCAGAGAACAGTGCGGCATATGCAGCGGCGACCGGAGTCCATCCGAAATACGCCACAATAGCGACCCAGCCACATGCATTCGCCAATTCAACGATAGGATATCGAAGAGAGATCTTGGCCTGGCACGCCCGACATCGGCCTGCCAAAACCACGTAGCTGAGAACCGGAATATTATCGTAGGGTGCAATCGAACGGCAGCACGCAGGACAGTGGGAGGCCGGCCACGCGACTGACTCCTCGCGCGGGAGGCGGTAAATACACACATTAAGGAAACTCCCGACCAAGGCTCCAAATAGAAACACCACTATTAGCATGGCCTCCATGAGTCGTCTCTACGATATGGACGGTAGGTACCTTTTCGTCGTGGTCGCAATGGCCTGGTACATATAAGCCATTGCGGGTTTTTCATGAAATTTGAAATACTTCGCTCGTCCGAAAGGGACCGCTACATTCCTCACTTGTCCGCTCCTAAGGAGACTTGATTATGGCGAAGTCACCATCTCACGCCAAGCGCATCTTGGGGATCGTCACGCTGCCACCGCGGAAGAAACGACCCGAATCGCTCACGAGCCGCGAGACAGAGATCCTTCAGCTTATCTGGTCTGGATTTAAGAACAAGGAAATTGCGCAACGTCTCAAGATCAGCGTCAAGACAGTCGAGGCTCACCGCGCCAACATGATGAAGAAGATTCGGGTGTCCAACACAGCGCAGTTGCTCAAGGCTGCCATTCAGGGAGGTATGATTCGGGTCCGCTAGATTGCTGGATATGCACGCGACCGCATCCGCTGACGCACTACTTCGAACAATGCGACTGAGGCGGCCACCGACGCGTTCAGCGAACCAACCTTTCCTCGCATGGGGATGTGCACAGCTTCATCGCAAGCTGCAAGCACAGCGGGCCGCACACCCTGGCCCTCACCTCCTACCACAAGTCCTACCGCACCGGTATAGTCGACATCGCTGTAGCATTTGGTAGCGTCCGCAGCTAGGCCATAGACCCACAGTCCGCGTTCCTTCAATTCCTTCAGTATCTGCGACACATTCACCACCTGCGCGACCGCGATATGTTCCACCGCGCCGGCCGAGCTCTTGGCAACAGTGCCGGTCAGGCCAACGGCACGACGCTCTGGTAGGATGACCCCATGCACACCCGCCGCCTCGGCGCTACGCAGAACCGAACCGAGATTCTGTGGATCCTGAACCCCATCCAATACAATTACGAAGGGCGGTTCTTGACGCTTGTCGGCAACGGCCAAAATGGCATCTACAGAGGCATAGCGTCGGACCGCCGCCATAGCCACCACACCTTGGTGCCGAGCTCCCTGCACGAGTCGGTCGAGCATGACTTTGGGCTCGATGTGAATGGGGACACGCCGTGCTTTTGCCAGTCGGACCAGTTGCTCGAGTTGGCCATGGGTGTGCACTACCAGCACCCGCATCAACGGGCGGCCTGCCTCCAGGGCCTCCATGACGGCATGAACCCCATAAAGGGTGTGGCTTTGCTCACCGCTTCCAGCGCGTCGTTCCATCGGGTTTGTCTTCGATCGTGATTCCGTCTGACGCCAAGAGACTTCGAATTTGATCGGCTTTTTGGAATTCTCGCCTGCTCCTCAGGTCCGCTCTTTCGGCAAGCTTTTGTTCAATGTCGGCGTCAGAAAATCGAATTGCTGCCGCCCCGATATCGTTCACGTCGATTCGGTCTTCTATGTGTACTTTGCGTGGATTGAACTGCCATGTCTCCAATTGAAAAAGCTCCAGCACTGCCCCCAACCGTCGGAACTCTTCTCGCGCCTGACGACGACTCAAATCTGAAAGTCCCGTTTCGAGCAGCTTGTTGACCTCGCCACGAAAGCGTTGGAATTCCGCCACTGCCACCGGGGTATTCAGATCGTCGTCCATGGCTCGCTCGAATCCCAGACGGATTCGATCGACCGACTCTTTTAACCTCTCATTCTCGATTGCGTCGTTCGATCCGGACTCTTTCAGCCGTTCAAAGAGATCGTAAAACCCATCGAGCGCGCTTTTCGCTTTCCGTAAGCCCTCGTCGGAAAAATCAAGCGGCCCACGATAGTGCGTGGCGAGAAGGAAATACCGCAGCACTTCCCCCGTCGTCTTTTCCGTCCACCCCTGTTCTGCGCGCAAGGTCTCGAAGATTTCTCGAATCGTGAAGAAATTACCGAGCGATTTTGACATCTTTTCCTTGTTGACCTGCACAAACCCGTTGTGTACCCAGAAACGGGCGAACTCCTTCCCGGTGGCTCCACAAGACTGCGCCATCTCGTTCTCATGATGGGGGAAGATCAAGTCCATGCCACCGCCGTGAATGTCGAAAGTTTCCCCCAGATGGCGGATCGACATAGCCGAGCATTCGATGTGCCACCCCGGGCGGCCGGGTCCCCATGGACTGGGCCACGCGGGTTCCCCAGGCTTGGACGCTTTCCAAAGCGCGAAATCCATCGGATTGCGCTTGCGCTCGTCCACCTCGATCCGGGCCCCAACGAGCAATTCAACCAACTTTCTCTTCGACAATCGCCCATATCCTTCGTAACGTGCCACGTCGAAGTACACATCGCCGTTGTTCCGATAGGCGAGTTTCTTGGCAATCAAGATTTCTACCAGGTTGATGATATCCACCATATGGTCCGTAGCCTTGGGTTCCCTAGTCGCCCGTCGGACGCCGAGTCGCCCCATATCGTCATAGTAGGCCTGGATGAACTTCTTGGTGACCATCTCATAGGGCACACCCTGATCATTGGCCCGTTTGATAATCTTGTCGTCCACGTCCGTAAAATTTTTGACAAACTCGACGGAAAACCCGCGGTATTCCAAGTAGCGCCGCAGCACGTCGAAGATCAATGCACTCCTCGCATGACCCACGTGGCAGTAGTCGTAGACCGTGACCCCACAGACGTACATCCTGACGGAACCCGGCACCAGGGACGCAAACGTCTCCTTAGCACCTGACAGAGTATTGTAGAGTTTCAGCATCGCTTATACTGAACTCGCATTGTCCGTCCCACGACGAGGCCAATGGGACCGGAGAAAATAGACGAGAGCGACAAAGAGTGCGACACCAATGACAATATCGATCTGGTGAAAATACTGTCGCAGCCCGTCCCAGTGCTCCCCCATCACCATGCCGATGTAGGCCAGCAAGAGACACCACGGGAACGCGCCGATGAAGGAGTACACGACGAATCGCCAAAACGGCATCTTGGCAATCCCGGCAGGCAAGGAGATGAACGTCCGGATAACCGGCAGGAGGCGACCGATCAACACCGCCCACTCACCATACCGCGCAAACCACCGATCGGCATGATCGAGATCCTGCGGGCGAATCAGCATGTATGGTCCATACCGCTCCACGAATGGACGGCCTCCATACACGCCGGCATAGTACGCCACAATCGAGCCCAGGACGTTGCCGATTGTCCCGGCCAGCGTCACGCCGAGCAACGTAAATTGTCCGTTCAAGACCAGATAGCCCGAGAAGGGCATGATAATCTCACTGGGCAGAGGGATGCAGGCACTTTCAATCGCCATAGTCAGGACGATCCCCGTATAGCCCAAAGCAGAAATGGTCGCAATGATGAATCGACTCAGTTCGGCTACGATATATTCGATCAGCTCACCAATCATGCCCCAGCCCCCTGGCTTACGCTACGTCGACGAGTACTCGTGCTGGTTTCGACAAAGGGAGGCCAGCGGCGAATCTCCTCTAAGACATCCACATGCGTCATGTCGAGATGGAGCGGAGTCACCGACACATACCGCTCGCGCAAGGCGGTATGATCGGAATCAGCTTGGCGCTTCCACGTGATTCGTGTACCAGCAATCCAGTAATAGTGTCGCCCGTGAGGGTCGAGCTTTTCGATGATCGGGTTGTCAAATCGGCGTCGACTCAATCGCGTCACTCGCAAACCTCGAATCGCGGCTCTGGGCTGGTCGGGCACATTCATGTTCAGCAAGGTCTCCGGCGGCAAGGCCTGATAGAGCATCATCCGCGCCACAACCAAGGCATAGGCCGCTCCGACCGGAAATCGGAAGCGTTCGCGTCCTTCTTGCGACACGGCCAGTGACGGGATTCCCATAATCGTCCCTTCAAGCGCCGCCGACACAGTTCCCGAATAGGTCACGTCGTCTCCGAGATTCACCCCTCGGTTGATGCCGGATACGAGCAGGGCCGGACGCTTGGGGAGCACCTGCTGCACAGCAAGGTTCACGCAATCGGTCGGCGTCCCGTTTACGCTATACCAGCGGGCCCGCACACGCGTGACCCGCAGCGGTTTGTGAAGCGTCAACGCATGGCCAACGGCCGTCCGTTCCCGATCAGGCGCGACGACCCACACGGTCCCGAGACGTGACATGACCCGCGCCAGGGCCTGTAGGCCTACCGAGGAGATACCGTCGTCGTTGGTTATGAGTATGGTCGGCGACACGGCCTAAATACAAAAAAAGCTGCCTGAGGCAGCTTCAATGTCCATCGTCCATTAAGCGTTGCGCGGGCCGAATGGGGTCAATCGCCGGGAGGACCCTCTCGCCAGCATACCTTGTCAAACATACTGGTCGGGGCGGCGGGATTTGAACCCACGACCCCTCGCACCCCAAGCGAGTGCGCTACCGGGCTGCGCCACGCCCCGACCCAAGCACGTTCGCCATCAGAACATACACCGCAACCGTCTCCGGAATCCACCATGAGATCACGTCACGACGCTTCGGTGCGGGAGTGGACCTCCAACAATCGAAGAATGGCCTGCAGATCACCTCGGAGCCGCGTGGCGATCTCCCTGGGCGATTTCTTCCCCTGCGCATGGCGCCCCCGCCGCGACCAAAACCGCTTGACGCCTTCAAGGGTATGCCCCTCGTCATAGAGCATGCGGCGAATCTCAAGCACGGTCTCAATATCGCGCTGGACGTATAACCGTTGATTCCCACGGCTTTTCTTTGGCCTTAGGAAGGTGAACTGAGACTCCCAAAACCGAAGCACGTAGGCGGGCAATTTGGTGATTGCGCTGACCTCGCCGATTTTGTAGAACACCTTCGTCCCGAGCCTGGGGACGCTGTGGTGAGGATTGCTCCGCGCGGTGGAGGTAGACGTCCTAAGATCCATCAAGAGTTGACGTATTTTTTAAACACCTGGCTTGGACGGAACGTCACCACGCGACGCGGCGTGATTCCGATCTCTTCTCCCGTCCGTGGATTGCGGCCCTTCCGTGGCCCCTTGCTACGCACAATGAAGTTGCCAAAGCCCGCAATTTTGACCGATTCGCCTTTGTTGAGCACGGCTTTCAGCATGTTGAGGATGAGCTCGACAATATCCGCGGCTTCGTTCTTCGAGATCCCAACCTGCTTGAAGATTTCGTTCGCGATGTCAGCCTTTCTCATGCTTCCCCCCTGCTACGCCATCGACGCCCAAAGCCCTGCCCAAGCTCTCGACTCGACAGAGGTAAATTTTCACATAAGTTACGCGAGGTTACCCGATCTGTCAAGCTAAACTCCACGCTGGCGGTGGCAATGGGCCTCTTTACTGCGCTCGATCCCGCCTCAAAAGCTTGTATTCAATGCCGTCCGCAAGGGCCTGCCAACTGGCCTCCATGATGTTTTCTGAAACCCCAACGGTCCCCCATTTTTCTTTTTGATCTCCGGACTCGATCAAGACACGTACTTTTGCTCCCGTACCCTGAGTGGCCGCCAAGACTCGGACCTTGTAGTCCAGTAGGCGAACTTCGCGGAGTTCAGGGTAAAACTTTTCGAGCGCCTTCCGGAGCGCATGATCAAGCGCATTCACCGGGCCTTTCCCAACGGCAGCCGTATGCTCGACTTCGGCACCAACCTGAACCATGACCGTTGCCTCCGAGCGTGATTCGAGATCGTTTTCCCCCTTTTCGACGATGACGCGGAATCCCAACAACTGGAAGGACGGACGATGGGTTCCGAGGGCCTTGCGCACCAACAGCTCGAACGAGCCTTCCGCACCTTCGTATTGATAACCCTCATTCTCCCGCGCCTTGAGCGTTGTCACCAGTTCGTGCGTCGCGGCTTGGTTTTTTCGCAGCGAAATGCCAAACCCCTCGACCTTTGCCAACAAACCGCTCCGCCCGGCATAGTCGGACACCAGGAATCGCTGGCGATTTCCGACCAATTCCGGGCGTACGTGCTCGTAGGTGGAGGCATTCTTTTGTACCGCATGAATATGCACCCCGCCTTTATGAGCAAACGCCGAATCGCCCACGTATGGTTGATGCTTATCCGGCACCAGATTTGCGATTTCAGCCACGAAGTGGGAGACCACACGCAGTCGTGACATCCGTTCCCCTAGGACCGGTCTGCCCATCTTGAGCTGGAGGTTCGGAAGAATCGAACAGAGATTGGCATTTCCACATCGCTCACCGATACCGTTGATCGTTCCTTGGACTTGACGGACGCCGGTCTCAAGGGCCATCACTGAGTTGGCGACGGCCATCTCACAATCATTATGCGCGTGGATGCCCAGGGGGACCGGGACCACGCGACTGACCACGGAGCAGATCTCCCGAATTTCCCAGGGCATCGCCCCACCGTTCGTATCGCAAAGGATAATGCGCTGAGCACCAGCTTGAACGGCACGCTGCAATGTCCGGATCGCGTATTCGGGATCCATTTTATATCCATCGAAAAAATGCTCCGCATCGTAGAACACCTGTCGCCCTTTCGACCGCAGGTAATCGATAGACTCACCGATGAGATCCAAATTCTTAGCGAGAGAGATGCCCAGCGCGTCGGTGACGTGGAGAGGCCAACTCTTGCCGAAAATCGTGATGGTCCCGGTTTCCGATGCCAGCAAGGCCTGGAGATTTGGATCCCTTCGCACGGGATTGCTTGCCTTCCGAGTCGAGCCAAACGCCACAACTGTGGCGTGCTTCAGAGGTACCGTTTTGATGAGACGGAAAAACTCAATATCTTTTGGATTAGCGCCCGGCCATCCGCCTTCGATGAAGTCGACGCCCAATTCGTCTAGCCGACACGCGATCAAGACCTTGTCATCGGCCGAGAAACTAACGTCTTCAGACTGAGCGCCGTCACGTAACGTCGTATCGTATACTTCCAGGTCTGCCTTGGTAGCCGACACACGAGGCGACGCCATGACGTTGGACAACTGGGTGGACTGATGTCGTGATACTCGACGAGCCATAAATTGCCTGTCAATCTCTTTGTAATTACGCCGTGCTCATACAACGGGAACTGCATCCAACCCAAAGGCTGAATGGAGAGCCCGCATTGCCAATTCCATGTACTTTTCCTCTATGACACAGGAGATTTTGATCTCCGACGTGCTGATCATCATGATGTTGATCCGTTCGTGTGACAGCACGTCGAACATTTTGGCCGCCACACCTGAGTGTGATCGCATACCCACACCGACCAGAGAGACTTTTGCGATCGACTCGGTCACGGCCACGGATTTCGCCTCGACTTCTTTCGCCAGTTGCTGGACCAGGTCGACCGCCTTGGGAAGATCGACACGCGGAACCGTGAAT harbors:
- a CDS encoding general secretory pathway protein GspE, producing MNLVNDGQLFGQTREKVECAENHVMRSFMTKDSRTEAFYTLVARGVLKADEMARAVSQWVRGGDDLEDVLMKECEITPSQLGNVLGDYYGCPYLPFDRRVVVSPELVKHIKPGYMRRNRWVPIKRKGSLLQIVIDDPRDLYRVQEINQLFSGASIELAVGLRADIMHWLDAVTGAAPRESIEDILGELVRDIETAARCEVANNIDENNSAIVRLTNQVISEAYRLGASDIHLEPYSARKDMVVRFRVDGTCFTYMSVPAAYRRAMVSRIKIMANLDIAETRKPQDGKIVFSVGEGRDLDLRVATLPTAGHNEDVVMRILTGKGLLPLESMDLSAPMIRALGQLVSRPYGILLCVGPTGSGKTTTLHALLSRINDDQRKIWTVEDPIEITQEGLRQLQVHPKIGLTFATAMRAFLRADPDVIMVGEMRDKETADIAIEASLTGHLVLSTLHTNSAVETVTRLLDMGCDAFNFADAMLGVLAKRLCKRLCERCKEPYRPSDRERQELTQFYGVSNWTKAKEPIEVVEQLWRPIGCDACNRTGFSGRLALYELLQGSEEMKVLIQSKARTHELFRLAHCEGMTTLGQDGIDKILQGRTTLAEVRKVASK
- the pilD gene encoding type 4 prepilin-like proteins leader peptide-processing enzyme — encoded protein: MEAMLIVVFLFGALVGSFLNVCIYRLPREESVAWPASHCPACCRSIAPYDNIPVLSYVVLAGRCRACQAKISLRYPIVELANACGWVAIVAYFGWTPVAAAYAALFSALLVITGTDLSHTIIPDSVTLPGIAVGLICAATILPVGIVNALLGVLIGGGLLWSLAVVSPYLFGKEGMGGGDIKLLAMVGAFLGWRAALLTIMIGALTGSVVGVGLIVLKVLRRDEYIPFGPFLALGALVALFFHQPILDWYWGLLDPNP
- a CDS encoding 23S rRNA (guanosine(2251)-2'-O)-methyltransferase RlmB, with product MERRAGSGEQSHTLYGVHAVMEALEAGRPLMRVLVVHTHGQLEQLVRLAKARRVPIHIEPKVMLDRLVQGARHQGVVAMAAVRRYASVDAILAVADKRQEPPFVIVLDGVQDPQNLGSVLRSAEAAGVHGVILPERRAVGLTGTVAKSSAGAVEHIAVAQVVNVSQILKELKERGLWVYGLAADATKCYSDVDYTGAVGLVVGGEGQGVRPAVLAACDEAVHIPMRGKVGSLNASVAASVALFEVVRQRMRSRAYPAI
- the cysS gene encoding cysteine--tRNA ligase; the protein is MLKLYNTLSGAKETFASLVPGSVRMYVCGVTVYDYCHVGHARSALIFDVLRRYLEYRGFSVEFVKNFTDVDDKIIKRANDQGVPYEMVTKKFIQAYYDDMGRLGVRRATREPKATDHMVDIINLVEILIAKKLAYRNNGDVYFDVARYEGYGRLSKRKLVELLVGARIEVDERKRNPMDFALWKASKPGEPAWPSPWGPGRPGWHIECSAMSIRHLGETFDIHGGGMDLIFPHHENEMAQSCGATGKEFARFWVHNGFVQVNKEKMSKSLGNFFTIREIFETLRAEQGWTEKTTGEVLRYFLLATHYRGPLDFSDEGLRKAKSALDGFYDLFERLKESGSNDAIENERLKESVDRIRLGFERAMDDDLNTPVAVAEFQRFRGEVNKLLETGLSDLSRRQAREEFRRLGAVLELFQLETWQFNPRKVHIEDRIDVNDIGAAAIRFSDADIEQKLAERADLRSRREFQKADQIRSLLASDGITIEDKPDGTTRWKR
- a CDS encoding alkaline phosphatase — encoded protein: MIGELIEYIVAELSRFIIATISALGYTGIVLTMAIESACIPLPSEIIMPFSGYLVLNGQFTLLGVTLAGTIGNVLGSIVAYYAGVYGGRPFVERYGPYMLIRPQDLDHADRWFARYGEWAVLIGRLLPVIRTFISLPAGIAKMPFWRFVVYSFIGAFPWCLLLAYIGMVMGEHWDGLRQYFHQIDIVIGVALFVALVYFLRSHWPRRGTDNASSV
- the surE gene encoding 5'-nucleotidase SurE, yielding MSPTILITNDDGISSVGLQALARVMSRLGTVWVVAPDRERTAVGHALTLHKPLRVTRVRARWYSVNGTPTDCVNLAVQQVLPKRPALLVSGINRGVNLGDDVTYSGTVSAALEGTIMGIPSLAVSQEGRERFRFPVGAAYALVVARMMLYQALPPETLLNMNVPDQPRAAIRGLRVTRLSRRRFDNPIIEKLDPHGRHYYWIAGTRITWKRQADSDHTALRERYVSVTPLHLDMTHVDVLEEIRRWPPFVETSTSTRRRSVSQGAGA
- a CDS encoding transcription regulator protein; this translates as MDLRTSTSTARSNPHHSVPRLGTKVFYKIGEVSAITKLPAYVLRFWESQFTFLRPKKSRGNQRLYVQRDIETVLEIRRMLYDEGHTLEGVKRFWSRRGRHAQGKKSPREIATRLRGDLQAILRLLEVHSRTEAS
- the ihfA-1 gene encoding integration host factor subunit alpha → MRKADIANEIFKQVGISKNEAADIVELILNMLKAVLNKGESVKIAGFGNFIVRSKGPRKGRNPRTGEEIGITPRRVVTFRPSQVFKKYVNS
- a CDS encoding citramalate synthase, coding for MARRVSRHQSTQLSNVMASPRVSATKADLEVYDTTLRDGAQSEDVSFSADDKVLIACRLDELGVDFIEGGWPGANPKDIEFFRLIKTVPLKHATVVAFGSTRKASNPVRRDPNLQALLASETGTITIFGKSWPLHVTDALGISLAKNLDLIGESIDYLRSKGRQVFYDAEHFFDGYKMDPEYAIRTLQRAVQAGAQRIILCDTNGGAMPWEIREICSVVSRVVPVPLGIHAHNDCEMAVANSVMALETGVRQVQGTINGIGERCGNANLCSILPNLQLKMGRPVLGERMSRLRVVSHFVAEIANLVPDKHQPYVGDSAFAHKGGVHIHAVQKNASTYEHVRPELVGNRQRFLVSDYAGRSGLLAKVEGFGISLRKNQAATHELVTTLKARENEGYQYEGAEGSFELLVRKALGTHRPSFQLLGFRVIVEKGENDLESRSEATVMVQVGAEVEHTAAVGKGPVNALDHALRKALEKFYPELREVRLLDYKVRVLAATQGTGAKVRVLIESGDQKEKWGTVGVSENIMEASWQALADGIEYKLLRRDRAQ